From Streptomyces durmitorensis, a single genomic window includes:
- a CDS encoding acyl-CoA dehydrogenase family protein — protein MHLAPTERQQQLRAELRAYFADLMPGGPPAGGDLEGQRRLLRRIGADGMLGLGWPVEYGGQGRGPDEQFVFFDEAYCAGAPVSMVTLNTVGPTLMKYGTEEQKAAFLPRILSGDLVFAIGYSEPSAGTDLASLRTRAVREGDGPDGAWVIDGQKIFTSNAQNADWIWLACRTDPEAPKHQGISIILVPTDAPGFSWTPIETVGGLTTTATYYDQIRVPATHLVGDENGGWGLITNQLNHERVALAAIGMQAEDFYDAALAFARTPDPMTGERRIDAPWVRSRLAEAQARLAATRLLNWRLVGDVGAGVLAPGDASGVKVVGTESAVEVYRICQEVTGEAGLVRAGSPGSLALGTGGEGELERMNRAAQINTFGGGVSEVQREIVATMRLGMRRGRR, from the coding sequence GTGCACCTCGCCCCCACCGAACGCCAACAGCAGCTGCGCGCCGAACTGCGCGCGTACTTCGCCGATCTGATGCCAGGAGGGCCGCCCGCAGGGGGCGACCTGGAGGGGCAGCGCCGGCTGCTGCGGCGCATAGGGGCCGACGGCATGCTCGGCCTCGGGTGGCCGGTCGAGTACGGCGGGCAGGGGCGCGGACCCGACGAGCAGTTCGTCTTCTTCGACGAGGCCTACTGCGCGGGCGCACCCGTGTCGATGGTCACCCTGAACACCGTCGGGCCGACCCTCATGAAGTACGGCACCGAGGAGCAGAAGGCCGCCTTCCTGCCGCGCATCCTCAGCGGTGACCTCGTCTTCGCGATCGGGTACAGCGAGCCGTCGGCGGGGACCGATCTGGCCTCGCTGCGGACGAGAGCGGTGCGCGAGGGCGATGGGCCCGACGGCGCGTGGGTCATCGACGGGCAGAAGATCTTCACGTCGAACGCCCAGAACGCCGACTGGATCTGGCTGGCCTGCCGCACCGACCCCGAGGCCCCCAAGCACCAAGGAATCTCGATCATCCTCGTGCCGACCGACGCGCCCGGTTTCTCGTGGACGCCGATCGAGACGGTGGGCGGCCTGACGACGACGGCGACGTACTACGACCAGATCCGCGTGCCCGCCACGCATCTGGTCGGCGACGAGAACGGCGGCTGGGGGCTGATCACCAACCAGCTCAACCACGAGCGGGTGGCACTCGCCGCGATCGGTATGCAGGCCGAGGATTTCTACGACGCGGCCCTCGCCTTCGCCCGTACGCCCGATCCGATGACGGGCGAACGCCGGATTGACGCTCCGTGGGTCCGGTCGAGACTGGCCGAAGCGCAGGCGCGGCTGGCGGCAACGCGCCTGCTCAACTGGCGTTTGGTGGGGGATGTCGGGGCGGGTGTGCTGGCGCCGGGAGACGCGAGCGGCGTGAAAGTCGTGGGAACCGAATCGGCCGTGGAGGTGTACCGAATATGTCAGGAAGTCACGGGCGAGGCGGGTCTGGTGCGGGCCGGTTCACCCGGGTCCCTGGCGCTCGGCACGGGCGGTGAGGGGGAGTTGGAGCGGATGAACAGGGCGGCACAGATCAATACGTTCGGGGGCGGGGTGAGCGAGGTGCAGCGGGAGATCGTGGCGACGATGCGCCTCGGGATGCGGAGGGGACGGCGGTGA
- a CDS encoding bifunctional MaoC family dehydratase N-terminal/OB-fold nucleic acid binding domain-containing protein, which yields MTDLSYETLKTFEGRAAATSGVGKDLVNEPMIRHWCEAMGDVNLAYAGADPIAPPTMLQAWTMGGLSGHQGRSAAYDELFALLDGAGYTSVVATDCEQEYLRALRPGDEITFDAVIESVSERKTTKLGTGHFVTTRMDVRAGGEPAGTHRFRILKYAPAARKPQGKRPRPVINRDNAGFWEGVARHQLLIQRCGGCRTLRFPWLPGCNACGSLEWDTVEASGEGTVYSYVVMHHPPFPAFDPPYAVGLIDLAEGVRMVSNVVGVPSDKVRIGQPVRLEFQQVDKELELPVFRAVEGMIGTAGGEV from the coding sequence GTGACCGATCTTTCGTACGAGACGCTGAAGACGTTCGAGGGGCGAGCGGCCGCCACGTCGGGTGTGGGCAAGGACCTGGTCAACGAGCCGATGATCCGGCACTGGTGCGAGGCCATGGGAGACGTCAACTTGGCCTATGCGGGGGCGGATCCGATCGCGCCGCCGACCATGCTCCAGGCCTGGACGATGGGCGGGCTCTCCGGGCACCAGGGACGGTCGGCTGCCTACGACGAGTTGTTCGCGCTCCTGGACGGCGCGGGGTACACCTCGGTCGTCGCCACGGACTGCGAGCAGGAGTATCTGCGGGCGCTGCGGCCGGGGGACGAGATCACCTTCGACGCGGTCATCGAGTCGGTGTCGGAGCGCAAGACGACCAAGCTGGGCACGGGGCATTTCGTCACGACGCGGATGGACGTCAGAGCGGGCGGCGAGCCGGCGGGTACGCATCGCTTCCGCATCCTCAAGTACGCACCGGCGGCGCGGAAACCACAGGGCAAGAGGCCCCGCCCTGTGATCAACCGGGACAACGCCGGGTTCTGGGAAGGCGTGGCCCGGCACCAGCTCCTGATCCAGCGCTGCGGCGGCTGCCGGACACTGCGCTTCCCTTGGCTGCCCGGCTGCAATGCCTGCGGGTCGCTCGAATGGGACACGGTCGAGGCGAGCGGCGAGGGCACGGTCTATTCGTACGTGGTCATGCACCACCCGCCCTTCCCCGCCTTCGATCCGCCGTACGCCGTCGGGCTCATCGACCTGGCGGAGGGCGTGCGCATGGTCAGCAATGTGGTGGGCGTGCCCAGCGACAAGGTGCGGATCGGACAGCCGGTGCGGCTCGAATTCCAGCAGGTGGACAAGGAGCTGGAGCTCCCGGTGTTCCGGGCCGTCGAAGGCATGATCGGCACGGCGGGGGGCGAGGTCTGA